TCATCACAGGAAACTGGCAGTCCCCAACAGAAGGGTCCTCATCTGTCACCATAGCCAAACCAGAAAAATCACAGGTCCACCTAATCTGGCCATTGACCTGATAGTACATGTTAAAAGCATAAGAAGCATTCTGATGCACACTCAGATTATTACAAGAACATCCATAACCCAAAGCAGTGCAATCTGACAAGCTACAAGCATAATCAATGTTCTCTGGCAATTCATCCAAGTATTTGATATCTGAGTTCAGAACACACCACCTTTTCAGCATATATTCCACTCCATCCACAGCCACCAATCCTTTATTTTTCCTTGACCCAGATAAGTCAAGCCCATACTTTGGCTTCCCATCATACTCAAATATCCCCCAGTGCCTCTCAAAGTTCCCAGGCTCAACACTCTTGGCATTCTCATCAATGAGACTAAACAGATAAATCTCTATCTTGCCATTCCGAGCTGGGGTTCCGTTCCCACTCAGAGCATGCTGCAGCATTCCCTGATTGAACCTTTTGGCGTTTTTTATGTTGGCATGTTTGTCACCATCAGTTGGCCAACCAACTTCTCCAACTATGATCTTCGTGTCAGGAAAACCTGCTTTGTTTAAGGCTGCAACAAGGGTGTCAAAATTCGCATCGAATACGTTCTTGTATACTCTATCACCATCTCTAAGAGGCTTGAAATTCTTCCCATCAAAGAAAGCAAAGTCCAAGGGGAAGTATTCATCACTATAGAGACTAAGAAAAGGGTAGATATTGACAGTGAAGGGAGCATCATTGACATGGAGGTACTGGACTAACTCAATTGTTATGTCTCGGATTTCAGCGCGGAAATCTCCAGCAGATGGAACCGGGTTTGAATCAGGAGAGAAGTAGATGTCTGCATTGAGAGGGACAGTTGCTTTGACCCTTGACCCCACACCTTGATCATTTAGAGCTTGCTGAATGTTCTTAAGAGCTGGCAATGTAGTATGTAGATAAGCACCATTGTATGCTTCAAGGAATGGTTCGTTTCCTACAGCAACATACCTGAAAACACCAATTGCCATCACAACTTTAGTGCTTTCTTAACAAAGAGCAAACCGTCCAAACAACTAGTATTAGAACTGTGTAGAAGTACAAGTCTTCATAATTTAATGCGCTAATCATTGCCCTGCATTTTGTTTAACCAAAATCAAAGAGTTGGACGGTATGTGTCTCATAAAGAGACTGGATATCCTAGACAAACTTATCCTACCATGCCCACAAGCCCACAAGTCCAATACAAAGTTTAAGCCTCTCAAAAAGGAATCTTCAGACATTAATAACGGTCTTTAATAGGTGAATTTATATGAAAAAAGGGGAATGATATATTAAAACAAGGATTGACTATTTTCCACAATCAGGGGTTGATAGTCTTGTTCCAAGATTTgagggagaaaataaaaaaaaactcaccatttAATGTATAATGGGAAACTAGTTTACCATAAGAGGAAAACCAATTACCCAAACATGATCGCATTCGGGGATTTTAAATAGAAGAGGGTTTCAGAGTGAAAATTAGTAGAACACTTGATGCGCAAAAAAATAGGAAGGTCACACACACACACTCATGATGTAGCCTTAATATGAAACTATGTTACTAAACCTGATATTGACTCCACCAGTGTACAAGTAACTGGTCACATTGGCTTCAACCCAAGAAGCGGCAGCCTTAGGATCATCACTCATTTCTTCTAACAACCGGTTGGGTATGGCCACCATGACCTCAATATGAGTCCCCATTAGAGCCGCCAAAATCCATTCATCGGCCTCGAACAGTTTCAGCTTTGTGAACCCATTTTCCTTGAGCATCCGAACTATCTTTCTAGGTGGAATTTGGTTACTAGCTAACGTACCCCAGTTCACTCCAACCCCTGAACCAGTCGATACCATGGCCATAAAAACAACAAGAACGACTAAGGTTACAATGACTAATTTTTCTTGTGACATTTTGGACACTTTTTTTAAGAGGTGATATCTTTGGTGGGTTTTTTTTACAAATAAAGAAAATATGTAAATCTTTCTTGAACAAAGAGTTTACAATGATTAAaaggagagaaggagaagaaagggGGAAATATTTTGGTTGCTATGCTTCAAATTTATAAGCATCAAAAGTTTGTGATCGTTGTATGTAATTTTTGGAACCTTCATGGGGAAGGTGAATAGAAAGGAAAGATTCGTTCCTTAATTCAGTTATAGTACACAGCCATTTGTCAATTCTTTCTTACCTACGtgatttttttttagataaaGGCCAGTAGCCTACAAGAATAACACTCAATCTTCAAAAGTTCTAACACTAATTTTTTTATACAATGATATACATTTTAGTTTTATGAAAAATCtaacaaatttttaagaaattaagaATAATTTAGAACGTTAAAATCaagatttaaatattatattgcACCTATATTTGTTTCGTTTTTTATATGCCACTAAAAAagttatttgacatatgatatctatattctaaattatttagaattttttaaaaatttatgaaaaatttTCTATAACTATTCTATACACTATCCTAACAAAAAAGAGTTTAtaacttatatatatacaaaaaaaaaaaatcctatccGTAAGCACATTTTCAAGATTCCCAATATAAAAGCTCccgtatataaaatatataatttggaAAGAGAGTACATTCATATTGCCTTTTTCCACTTTAGTCATAAAATGCCTTTCCAGCCAAATTTTACGTGTtaatttgctttttttttttattattattatttctggTTGTTCTGTATTTCGCTAAAAGTTTGCACTTTAATTACTTAATACCATTTACTTTCTTAGTGTCATAACCGTGGACGTCAGAAGCAAATTAACAAGCCTTAGCATGGTCAGATGGTCATAAAAGGTATCATACGTAGTATGAGCTCTGAAATAGTGCATTccaaagaaaaggaaaaggaaaagaaaaaaaaagtggatCCTGTTGTAATAATTTATTAtgactatttttttatatatatattttgtatgcaGTAGAATTTATTACTATTTGGAACGAAAAATGTAATAAAATTATAATCTTAATTATAAGGTTATTGTCTGGTCAAATGGCATGCGGAGAAATTTCAGAAAATTAGATAATAAACATTAAAAGACAAAACATTGTAAGATTTATAGGTTACCATaatatactttatatatatatatatatttatacatatatcaTCACCAACAACATGTTTTGCACGAACTAATTGTGCACAAAATCAAGCCTATAAACAGGCACAACAACAAAGTCTATACAAACATGAGGCATGCAAAAGATGACACAAAATCTCTAAGACACTACACGATCACACCATTAATAAGAGTTCTTATTTGTTTTGAGGTATCTAACCAATTGGATGTCTCTTTGTTTTAAAACTAGTTCTCTTAGTTAAAATTTTAAGAATCTTCTAATAAAAGCACTTTAATACTTAATATCCTAATTGTAGTCCAATATATTATAATGTGGCAAAAGTCTTCCTTCTGAAATGCAAGTAAATAAAGAAACAATATTTTGAAATGCAATTAAAATCCTTATGaattcaatttaaatgaagaaaatccTACTAGCATGCAATTAGAACTTTATAGAAAGatcaatttaaataaagaaaCAATCTTTCTTAAATGTAATTAAACATTTCTATACCATTGGTATTCAAAATTTTAAAGCGTATAAAAAGTAAGAGCAAATTATATTCTAGATTTTATACTAAAGACATTCCTATTTTTCCTCCACAATAATTAAGACAATCGATCCCACAAGGCCTTTTATTTTTCAATAGACAAATTTTAGtttagaaattaaaagaaaacatacaTTTTAGCTTTAGCAATATCAAAGAGAAGATCATGAAATTTCTTAATCTTACAATCAACCCCAAATCACAAGTTGATCGAATATCCGTCGCGTACCCTTGGCTCAGTCCAGTAGTCTCCCCACATCAGATTTACATAAAGTCTATGTTTGAACCTTATGAAAGATGCAATTGAACCTTACTAAAGATGCACTTGAAACCTTATGAAAAATGTTATTAGTTATTAGTAGAATTTGAGTGTGAAATCGAGTCTATTTAGAATCACATATCGAAGTCTCCCCACATCATATATATCGAATTAGGACAGGAGGAATTACTGAGAGACCTGTGGAcaaattatgatgtgaatggggGGTTCAACAGCAGCTTTTATTGGAAAAGTTTTGTAAGAGAAGCACCCAAACAACTCGGCATATAGCCTTATCATATGTTTATTACATGTTGTTTATCAACCACTATATATAAtacgatatttatttatttttcagtgCCGACATTTTTTTGTTTAGCTAGACAAAGATTTCCACTTCAGAATGCTTTGACATAAATACCAAATATTAGTTCATTCATTCAAACCTTTCAGTTTTCAGTGCTAATCTTTCATACAGGTTACACAAAATGTCAAAAACCAATCTCCTTGTCCCTTTTTCAACCAGAATTGAACAAACATTATGTGAGAATCTGGAAAAATATTGCCAAGGACGGATCTCGCTACATACTAGAAAGATGTTAATCGCCGCATGGAAACTACCTACCATATGAACCATCAAACATCATCACTCGTGTTAGACAACCTTAAACTTACGAAACTGAAAAGGGTTGAACCGTTTTTTCATTGCTTTCAGAGTTGTACCCCATTGAATTCAGGCAAAATTGAGTTTTCTTCAAAGATATTTCTTGTATGCATTTTGGCTCGTCTTTGTTTGCTCAATAGATTGGAACTTGGAAGCATTTAAACCGGTAACTTTAAAAGCCAGTGGGCCAGAATGCCATTAAACCATCCCTGCAATGTTAAGATCCGTGAATGTTTAACCATTGCCTCGGTACGCTTTCACACTAAACATGAATCTGGAAGCCTGAAGCTTAAGCAAAACATTGACTGCACAACAAAGGTACAAAAAGAACAGCCAATAAGTACCCAAGCAAGTACTGTCTCCATGGTgcaaaaataagaaaagaaacaaaagaaaatgtCGTTCAAATGGTGGTACCTTGTTTGGAGCAACGTCCCTGACCTTATGAAATATTGGATCTTGTATAGAGGAACCTAAGGCAGCCTCAGCCTCCTGAACAGTAGTTGGAAAAGCAATTTACATCAAAGCAATGGAGAAACCATTTTAGAGCATTAAAAATAATTTCCCACATAACATGAATAAAAATGGTCGAATGCAATATTACTTACTGAAATAATATACTCTTGGGTTTCATTTGCCCGTATAAAGCAATAGCAGTGAATCCAAGGAAGATCACCCTTCCAATATTTCCTCTGTATTATGCCCCTAAACGCATCTaatgacccaaaaaaaaaaaagaaaacaataagAGGTTGGTTCTATTATTTGAAGTTTGTGAGGATAGAATTTAAGGGTTCTGTGTTCCACTACATAAATGATGAATAGTGCAGAGCATCTGTACCTAAAAACTGAAGAGCGGAAGCAGGTAGATTCATTATAACATGATCAACATGTTCCCAAGTCTTAACGCCGACAACCTTTGAGCCTCGTAATCTCTTATTCTTGCTTCCTTTTCCCCTTCCAGCAAGAGAAGGATTAGTGCTGCAAGTGCTTCCATTTCCTGCAGAGAACATATAGTTAAGACTGTAAATCCCGCATTTTTTGGTCAGGAAAACATTAATTAGATAGGCAACAAACTCCAGCAATGCTTAAACTTCACAAATGCACCCTATATTAAGCATCACATATACACCCgatatataattaagaaaagagCATAAATTCATTAGTAGTCAAAGTCCTGTTTGTACCGTCCTTACCTTCTTGACAATCATCTGAAGGTCTTTTAACTGCAACTACAGATGCATCCACAGTATTACCTGAGCCTTCTTCACTCTCGAATTTATTCTCAACACCATTTGGTAATTCTTTCACCTCAACTACAAGGAACAGAAAAATTTACTTGACATGTGCACTAATATTTTTTACCTACCACAAGGTTGTACTCACAAATCGCATTACCAGTTAGCTTGCTGTATTCTGATTCTGATTCCTGATTGATAATTCTCTGCTGTTCACTTGATTTTGGGGCAGAGGTATGGTTCAATTCTATCTCAATTTCGGGTACAGTCATCATTTGAGAAATGAATTTTCTTGCATCAGTGTTGTAAGGGTGGACATAATCATCAACCTTGTTAACTTCAGCATTAATCTTCAGATAACGAACACTATCTGGATTTAGGTCATTTGCAAAGACTATGCATTCTTTCTGCGCTGCAGGAATGGCAAAAGGACCAATGCCGGCAAACATGTCACAAATAATTTGCCCTGCCTGAAATTGAGAAACCAGCCTAATGTGTTCATGTTCCAATCTCGAATTCCAGTATACCAAGCCATAATCAAGCTTGAAAGTCGATCCATACTGCTTCACTTCTGTAACCATATCATTCTCTCCTGCTAGAACTTCAAATTTGGGCACGCGGAATTCATTTGAGATTGTACCAACTTTATTAACAATAGTTTTGATTCTAGGATAATTTTTCTgccaatataaatataaaaaattgaatCATTACAAAAAAGTAGTTAAACGCACTATAAGCACAGAAAAAGGGACTCTCAACTATGCGCTTATGACTCATGACTCAAAGGGGAAGATGAAAACAACATTAGACACCAAAAGTATAAGAGACTCATACTCTTGGTTAATCAAAGCTTGTCTTCACTTTACAAAGAATGATTTTAATACCAAACAAAGATTCGTCAATTCAAAAAGGAAGAACTGTATCACTAGCAAACAAAACAAAACTGTACAGAAGTTGTAAGCTCAAGTATCTTGCTGTACTTTCGCAGTGGCACAAAAATAGAAAAAGTTTGTAAAGATGTAAAGTCAGAAGAAGTAATGGAAATATACATCATATATAACTTTTGCTATAACACCCTGATAGGCCCGAGATCGGTTTTACTTACGTTAGGAGGGGTAAACGGGTCAATGGGCAAGCATAGTAGGGTTGGGTCTCTTGTATGTGAAGGTGGGTAGTTTGGTAATTGCTGAGTTAGTTAGTGGTGAGCTGATATAGTATTCGAGTGTGAGAGGGAGGGTATGCTAGAGCTTGTATTTGCTTTCTTGCATTAGGAGGGACCCAAGCTCTCGAATACCTGTGGGTTGTACTTGGTGTTtctatttgttttcctttttggATTGAATAACATCTCTCTCCATATCCAAACCTACTGCTATTTGTGTACTGTTCCATTGCTCTAATTCACTTGCAGATAGTCGGAGCATatcaagtggtatcagagctgtCCAGTCTTGTGGATGCCGGTGCCGACTCGGATGGAATCCTGAATTGACTCTGTGGAAGGTGATGTCGGTGTCTTGAAGGAGACTGTTCAGTCCCATTCCCACGATTTGGTTGTGATTACTCAGAAGTTGGATCTGGTCCTCAAGGGGCAAGCCTTCATTGCGTTTGAATTGGCCAATCGTGGCTCGAGTCCTGGTCCCTGTGCCCCCGGCAATGGGCCACCTTCGTTGGGGTCGACTCACGGCAGTGGCACGCTTGAAGCGTCGGAGGGTCGTCGTTCCGAATTTTGAGCTCGAAAGATTGAACTTCCCGTGTTCTCAGGTGGGGACCCCGATGAATGGACTTACCGAGCTGATCGGTACTTTCGGTTGCAGTGGCTGTCAACGGCATAGCAACTGGAGGCAGCAATGATGTGTCTGGAAGGGGCGGCTCTGTATTGATTCCGTTGGGAGAACCTACGCCACCCGATTGGTACTTGGGAAGAACTTAAGGCGCTGCTCATCCGTCAATTTCGTCCAGCCAATGAAGGGATGGTGTTCAATCGGTTCTTTGGACTTTGTAAAATATGGTGAATGAATTGTATTTTATTCAATAGAATAGTATGTATTTATATACAAAATTAGGGAGACTAAATAGGAAACTAACTAAATACAATTAACTCTAATTTCTACAACTAATATACAGCTAATATAttctaacactccccctcaagctggagcaTAAATGTTAATCATACCCAGCTTGTTACAAAGATAATCAACCCGCACCCCATTCAAAGCCTTTGTAAAAATATCTCCTAATTGTTCTCCAGTCTTCACATATTCTGTGGAGATCAGGCCTTGTTGAATTTTCtcacgaacaaaatgacaatcaatctCAATGTGCTTAGTTCGCTCGTGGAACACAGGATTTGAGGCAATATGAAGAGCAGCTTGATTATCACACCACAATTTTGCTGGAACTGAAGTCTTAAACCCGAATTCAGTCAAAAGCTGATAAATCCATACTATCTCACACACAGACTGTGCCATAGCTCTATATTCTGATTCTGCACTGGATCTAGACACAACATTTTgcttcttactcttccaagaGATTAGATTGCCCCCAACAAAGACACAATAACCTGAAGTGGATCGTCTATCTACCTTGGagcctgcccaatctgcatcagagAAACACTAAATCTGGGTGTGTCCATGATCCTTGTAAACAATACCTCGTCCTGGTGCTTCTTTCAAGTAACACAAAATTTGCTCTAATGCTGCCCAATGATGAATTGTTGGAGAAGACATAAACTGACTAACAACACTAACGGAGAATGCAATATCTGGACGAGTCACAGTTAGATAATTCAACTTTCCAACCAATCTGCGATATTTCTCAGGATCTTCAAATGGTTCCCCATCACGTGTAAGATGCACAGCTGGATTCATTGGAGTACTACAAGGTTTTGCTCCCAATTTTCCTGTCTCAATTAACAAATCAAGTACATACTTTCTTTGAGACAGAAAAATACCTTGTTTACTCCGAGTAACTTCTACTCCCAAGAAATACTTGAGCACCCCTAAATCCTTCGTGTGAAACTGGGTATGAATGAAAGATTTAAGGGATGAGATGCCTCCAGTATCATTTCCAGTAATAacgatgtcatccacatacacaactaACAAAATGATACCAGCAGTTGATCTTTTATAGAACACAGAATGATCTAACTTACTTTTCAACAAACCAAATTTCTCAACAGCCTGACTAAATTTACCAAACCAAGCACGAGGACTTTGTTTCAACCCATATAAAGATTTGCGAAGACGACAAACTCGCCCTAACTCCCCCTGAGCAACAAACCcaggaggttgctccatatacacTTCTTCCTCAAGATCTCCATGAAGAAAAGCATTTTTAATATCAAGCTGATGCAAAGGCCAATGATGAGTAGCTGCCATGGAAATGAATAGTCGAACAGATGTGAGTTTAGCAACAGGAGAAAAAGTATCACAATAGTCCACTCCATAGGTTTGAGCATAACCCTTGGCAACAAGACGGGCTTTTAAGCGAGCAATTGTTCCATCTGGATGGACTTTAACCGTaaacacccatttgcaccctatggCCCGTTTGCCTGAAGGTAAATTAACCAAGTCCCAAGTACCATTCGCAACTAAAGCATTCATCTCTTCTATCATTGCAGCAAGCCAACCAGGATGAGACATGGCTTCACGAACAGTTTTAGGAATAGTGATAGAATCAAGAGAAGCAATAAAAGAGCAAGAAGAAGATGACAGatgattataagaaacaaaagaagaaataggataTGTACATTGACGTTTACCTTTACGTAGTGCAATGGGAAGATCATCGTTGAGTTCCGAATCTGATGATGATGATGCAGGTGCAGGACATGAAACAGGAGGTGGACGCCTGGAGTACACTATAATAGGAGGCTTAGGAGGTGGTGTAGGCATTGCGGGAGCTATGACCGAGGTAGGTGAAGGAACAAGAGACTCATCAGAACATGTATCGGGCGCAGCCGTTGTGACAGAATATACCAACAAATCATCATCATCCCCATGACGAGTAGGAGTAGGTGAAGATGAAAAATAAGGTGTATTTTCCACAAAAGTAACATCAATAGACACAAGATATTTGTTAAGATCAGGACAATAACACCTATACCCTTTCTGAAGACGAGAATAACCAAGAAATACACACTTTAATGACTTAGGATCTAATTTGGTGACATGTGGACGGACATCTCGAGCAAAACAAACACTGCCAAATACCCGATGAGCAACTGGAAACAATGACTTAACAGGAAAAAGAATTTTAAATGGGATCTCACCATTAAGTACTGAGGATGGCATGCGATTAATAAGAAAGCAAGCTGTGGAAACTGCATCGGCCCAAAAAGGTTTGGGAACTTTCATTTGAAACAAGAGGGCACGTGCAGTTTCAAGAAGATGTCTGTTTttacgttctgctacaccattttggggTGCAGTATCAACGCAAGAAGTTTCATGAAGCATGCCATTAGAGATCATATAAGATTGAAATTGAGCAGATGTGTATTCCTTGGCATTATCACTTCGCAAAGTACGAACATGCacattaaattgattttgaaTCTTAGCACAAAAAGCACAAAATATAGGAAACAACTCGGaacgatttttcattaaatataaccaagttacacgagaataatcatccacaaaagtaacaaaataccTGAATCCAGGTTTAGACAAAATAGGAGAAGGACCCCATACATCAGAATGAACTAACTCAAAAGGAACACTAGCACGTTTATTGACTCTAGGACTCAAACTAACACGATGATGTTTGGCAAACTGACACGACTCACAATCTAATGAAGACACCTTACTATATTGGGGACAAAGCTTCTTGAGCAAAGGAAGGGATGGATGGCCCAAACGACAATGAGCCTCAAAAGCGGAAGCGACACTCGGACAAGCAATAGGAGTTGAGGACAGTGGATCAAGAACATACAGGCCGCCAGATTCATGTCCTTTACCAATAATCTTCTTCGTCATAAGATCCTGAAATAAACAATGATCGGGAAAGAAAGAGATGCAACAATTCAAATTACGAGTGAGTTGACTAACAGAAAGCAAATTAAAGGATAAATTAGGTAAATGTAAGACTGATGACAAAGTAAGCAAAGGTGTAGGAGTAACAGTGCCAGATCCAAGAACAGAAGATGGTGATCCATCAGCTAAGGTAACAGAAGAAGTGGGACTATAAGACTGAAAAGTGGAAAAGAGACTGGAATTACCTGTCATGTGAtctgtggcaccagaatcaatgacCCATTTCGAGGATGTGGAAAGAAGGCATGCATTAGATTTACCTGAATCAGCAATTGCAGTGACAGAAGGAGATGAAGACTGGAGTGATTCTTGGTACCTTGAGAACTTGGCAAATTCATCCGCAGAAATAGTGACCGATCTATCAGGTGCATCACTAGTGTTTGCAACATTAGCATAGTGTTTTTGCTGATTTTTAAATTGTAGCTTCTTACACTCGAACTTGGTATGGCCTGGTTTCTTACAATAGTTGCACATAATGCTCCCGGATTCCGGTGTTCGATTGTCAGGCCTTTGGGAATTGCCTCCTTTGGAACCACTTGGAGTAGAGTTTCTCCATGGTGCATGATTATTATGACCAACCAAAGCACTATTAAGAGAAACAGATGGAGTAGTTTCTGTACGAAGAACACGGCTAAAGACATCTTGTAAAGAGGAGACATCAGACCCAGAAAGAACCTGTGACTTTGCAGAGTCAAAGTCAGATGAGAGTCCTGCTAGAAAGCTCATGATAGCCATCTGCTCTCGCTGGCGCTGTTGAACCTTCACATCAGGACTAAATGGCAACAACACATTAAGCTCTTCGTATGTCCTCTTAAATGTCATAAAGTAGTTCATAAGAGACTGATCTTGTTTCTCCGCGCGGTAAAAGGCTTTGCAAACATCATGCATACGAGATAGATTGCCTTTTCCAGATTACAAAACCTCCAAGTAATCCATTAGTTCTTTAACCAATTCACAATGATTAATTAAACTAATTACCTCATTATCAATAGAATTTCGAATTTGAAGAAACAAGCGAGCATCCTCACGTAGCCACACTTTTCGTGAATCGTCTTTTTCTTTGGGAGGATCATCAGTCAAGTGATCATCTTTGTCAATACTCCTTAGATAAAGTCGAATCGTCTTACTCCAATCCAAATAATTCGACCCAATCAATTTATGGTCCGTGATTTTAGACATCACGGGAACCACATCAGAAATAACTAGTGGTTTTGGATCTGATTTCACCTTTGCCATAACCTCAAAAACAAATATCGAAAGAGACAAAACAGAATCGAACAACGAAGAACAAGTAAAGAACACCCAGATACGAAGAAGTGAGAAATACCAAACTACAACCTGAGACAGATGCGAGTAGGCTCAAGAGGAGTCGAGAAACAAACCGGAGATGATTTGCCGTCGAAATCCCCGTCACACGCGCCTCCACGCGCCGACGCGTGGGGTAGGTGGCAGAAGGAACAAGCGGCGCGTGAGCCACACGCGCGAGGAATCCGGTGACCGGACTTTGGGGTTTGGCAGATTGGCGGCTGGGTAATCTTTCTGAGTGGGCGGTGAGAACAAATAATCACTCTAAAGATGGTTTCCGAAAAAGAACCCTAATTGAAAAACCCCAATTTGTGATGAACCCTAATTGAAAAAACCCTAATTTGTAATGAACCCTAATTTCGAATTTCGAATTCCCAATCCCAAAAtcagctctgataccatgtaaaaTATGGTGAATGAATTGTATTTTATTCAATAGAATAGTATGTATTTATATACAAAATTAGGGAGACTAAATAGAAAACTAACTAAATACAATTAACTCTAATTTCTACAACTAATATACAGCTAATATATTCTAACAGACTTCAACAGGTCTCCACCGTGCAAGGGTACCGACAACAATTCGAGATGCTTGCCTCCACGATGGGTGTTGTCTTGAACGTCTACTTTCATCAAAGGCCTAAGGATGGAGATTCAAGGCCCACTCCGAATTTTGGAGCCCACTGGGTTGGTCAAGACCATGGAGTTGGCTGAGGCCATAGAGGCCAACTAAGCTTTGGTCCGGGCCCATCGAATTGGTCCAAGCAAAGTCAACCCAACACAACCCTTGGGTACGTTGCAAGTGTCGAGGTCGAAGGGTACCTTCTCTTCGTCTTCCTCCAAATTGTCTTCTACGCCCACTCTCACAACGACTTATCGACAGCTAACTGAAGTTGAAGTCCGGGACCGGAAAGCACGTGGGGTATGCTTTAAGTGCAAGGGGAAGTGGCATAGGGGCCACGAATGCAAGTTTCCCGAGCTCCAGATTATTATTCTTAAAGATGAGGACTCGGAAAAGAGTGAGGATTACCCTATTGAGGAGTCCCTGGGTTTGCGCTCTCCAACCACGCCGGAAGCCCAATTGGTTGAGGTTTCCTTCAACTCTGTGGTCGGATTGACATCTCCTAAGACAATGAAGTTCCTCGGCAGCATCAATGGTCATGAGGTGGTGGTTCTCGTTGATAGCGaagccacccacaacttcattaCTTTTGAGCTAGCTTCCAAATTGTCTCTACCCATTTTTTCGACTGATTCGTATGGTGTTTAAATGGGGACGGGTCAGGCAATCAAGGGAGAGGGTGTTTGTCACACAGTACCCCTAGTGTTGCAGGAGTTGTAGATCGTGGATGATTTCCTTCCGCTACCTCTCGGGAGTACCGATGTTACTTTGGGCATACAGTGGCTGGAGACATTGGGAGGCACTTACCATCATTGGAAATATCATATTATGAAGCTTAATGTTAGTGGCAAGGCCATCACTCTTTGAGGT
This genomic interval from Humulus lupulus chromosome 8, drHumLupu1.1, whole genome shotgun sequence contains the following:
- the LOC133796992 gene encoding tRNA (guanine(37)-N1)-methyltransferase 2 isoform X5 — protein: MLDESKFDLNLKLWALRIPRQLCKVATRSLNGYLLDKPRVKPITEDPTCEKNRYMILSESVQNSDLSDIPNDKLEELRGLCEIDVVPYTLTLGYSYWGADHILKQILPTGVEVPSSFETIGHIAHLNIHDELLPFKDVIAKVIYDKNYPRIKTIVNKVGTISNEFRVPKFEVLAGENDMVTEVKQYGSTFKLDYGLVYWNSRLEHEHIRLVSQFQAGQIICDMFAGIGPFAIPAAQKECIVFANDLNPDSVRYLKINAEVNKVDDYVHPYNTDARKFISQMMTVPEIEIELNHTSAPKSSEQQRIINQESESEYSKLTGNGSTCSTNPSLAGRGKGSKNKRLRGSKVVGVKTWEHVDHVIMNLPASALQFLDAFRGIIQRKYWKGDLPWIHCYCFIRANETQEYIISEAEAALGSSIQDPIFHKVRDVAPNKSMFCLSFRLPDSCLV
- the LOC133796992 gene encoding tRNA (guanine(37)-N1)-methyltransferase 2 isoform X4; its protein translation is MLDESKFDLNLKLWALRIPRQLCKVATRSLNGYLLDKPRVKPITEDPTCEKNRYMILSESVQNSDLSDIPNDKLEELRGLCEIDVVPYTLTLGYSYWGADHILKQILPTGVEVPSSFETIGHIAHLNIHDELLPFKDVIAKVIYDKNYPRIKTIVNKVGTISNEFRVPKFEVLAGENDMVTEVKQYGSTFKLDYGLVYWNSRLEHEHIRLVSQFQAGQIICDMFAGIGPFAIPAAQKECIVFANDLNPDSVRYLKINAEVNKVDDYVHPYNTDARKFISQMMTVPEIEIELNHTSAPKSSEQQRIINQESESEYSKLTVEVKELPNGVENKFESEEGSGNTVDASVVAVKRPSDDCQEGNGSTCSTNPSLAGRGKGSKNKRLRGSKVVGVKTWEHVDHVIMNLPASALQFLDAFRGIIQRKYWKGDLPWIHCYCFIRANETQEYIISEAEAALGSSIQDPIFHKVRDVAPNKSMFCLSFRLPDSCLV
- the LOC133796992 gene encoding retrovirus-related Pol polyprotein from transposon TNT 1-94 isoform X6; the protein is MTKKIIGKGHESGGLYVLDPLSSTPIACPSVASAFEAHCRLGHPSLPLLKKLCPQYSKVSSLDCESCQFAKHHRVSLSPRVNKRASVPFELVHSDVWGPSPILSKPGFRYFVTFVDDYSRVTWLYLMKNRSELFPIFCAFCAKIQNQFNVHVRTLRSDNAKEYTSAQFQSYMISNGMLHETSCVDTAPQNGVAERKNRHLLETARALLFQMKVPKPFWADAVSTACFLINRMPSSVLNGEIPFKILFPVKSLFPVAHRVFGSVCFARDVRPHVTKLDPKSLKCVFLGYSRLQKGYRCYCPDLNKYLVSIDVTFVENTPYFSSSPTPTRHGDDDDLLVYSVTTAAPDTCSDESLVPSPTSVIAPAMPTPPPKPPIIVYSRRPPPVSCPAPASSSSDSELNDDLPIALRKEKLS
- the LOC133796992 gene encoding retrovirus-related Pol polyprotein from transposon TNT 1-94 isoform X3 — translated: MLDESKFDLNLKLWALRIPRQLCKVATRSLNGYLLDKPRVKPITEDPTCEKNRYMILSESVQNSDHILKQILPTGVEVPSSFETIGHIAHLNIHDELLPFKDVIAKVIYDDLMTKKIIGKGHESGGLYVLDPLSSTPIACPSVASAFEAHCRLGHPSLPLLKKLCPQYSKVSSLDCESCQFAKHHRVSLSPRVNKRASVPFELVHSDVWGPSPILSKPGFRYFVTFVDDYSRVTWLYLMKNRSELFPIFCAFCAKIQNQFNVHVRTLRSDNAKEYTSAQFQSYMISNGMLHETSCVDTAPQNGVAERKNRHLLETARALLFQMKVPKPFWADAVSTACFLINRMPSSVLNGEIPFKILFPVKSLFPVAHRVFGSVCFARDVRPHVTKLDPKSLKCVFLGYSRLQKGYRCYCPDLNKYLVSIDVTFVENTPYFSSSPTPTRHGDDDDLLVYSVTTAAPDTCSDESLVPSPTSVIAPAMPTPPPKPPIIVYSRRPPPVSCPAPASSSSDSELNDDLPIALRKEKLS